The Sesamum indicum cultivar Zhongzhi No. 13 linkage group LG1, S_indicum_v1.0, whole genome shotgun sequence genome includes a window with the following:
- the LOC105157072 gene encoding ABC transporter G family member 14, producing the protein MPVCSVAPKLENGTELVTGLPNRPEACNTAYLAYPIQRNSQSFLQRILYPITLKFEEIVYKVNSERKGTCCGGTSSTKEKTILNGITGMVCPGEILAMLGPSGSGKTTLLTALGGRLSGRLSGKITYNGQPFSGSIKRRTGFVAQDDVLYPHLTVFETLVFTALLRLPNSLTKEEKVQHVEHVITELGLTRCQNSMIGGPLFRGISGGEKKRVSIGQEMLINPSLLLLDEPTSGLDSTAAQRILKTLKGLASGGRTIITTIHQPSSRLYYMFDKVVLLSEGSPIYYGLASSALEYFSSIGFSTSLTVNPADLLLDLANGIGPDFQHATDQSDSSQQDSTSVREFLISAYDKNISTRLKIELCSSDVGSYNYKEASTGNDVKSEKWCTTWWHQFKILLLRGLRERRFEAFNRLRIFQVLSVAILGGLLWWRTPSSHIDDRIAMLFFFSVFWGFYPLYNAVFTFPQERNMLIKERSSGMYRLSAYFLARTVGDLPMELALPTAFTFIFYWMGGLKPDPSSFVLSLLVVLFSVLVSQSLGLAFGAILMDVKQAATLASVTTLVFLIAGGYYVRQIPPFIVWLKYLSYSYYCYKLLLGVHYNEDDYYECAKEVYCRVSDYPAIKSVGLSHLWMDMSIMVLMLVGYRFIAYIALHRVR; encoded by the exons ATGCCAGTCTGTTCCGTGGCTCCAAAACTGGAAAATGGCACTGAACTGGTTACAGGTCTGCCGAACAGGCCGGAGGCGTGTAACACCGCTTATCTGGCTTACCCCATACAGAGGAATTCACAGTCCTTTCTACAACGGATTTTATATCCCATAACTTTAaag TTTGAGGAGATTGTTTACAAGGTAAATTCTGAAAGAAAAGGAACATGTTGTGGAGGAACATCAAGCACTAAAGAGAAAACAATACTCAATGGGATAACAGGCATGGTTTGTCCCGGAGAGATACTGGCAATGCTTGGTCCATCAGGCAGCGGAAAAACAACCCTCCTCACAGCCCTTGGAGGCCGCCTTTCTGGGAGGTTGTCTGGAAAGATCACTTACAACGGCCAGCCATTTTCAGGTTCTATCAAACGTCGAACTGGATTTGTTGCACAGGATGATGTTCTATATCCACATCTCACGGTATTTGAAACTCTTGTATTTACTGCACTACTAAGGCTACCCAACAGCCTGACCAAAGAAGAGAAAGTACAGCATGTGGAGCATGTTATAACAGAGCTGGGGTTAACAAGGTGTCAGAACAGCATGATAGGAGGGCCACTGTTCAGAGGAATATCAGGTGGAGAGAAGAAGAGGGTTAGCATAGGTCAAGAAATGCTGATCAACCCAAGTTTGCTACTGCTGGATGAGCCTACTTCAGGTCTTGATTCAACGGCAGCTCAGCGGATCTTGAAGACTCTCAAAGGGCTTGCTAGTGGAGGTCGAACTATTATAACCACCATTCATCAGCCTTCTAGCCGTCTTTACTATATGTTCGACAAGGTAGTCTTGCTATCAGAAGGTTCGCCAATCTACTATGGCCTTGCATCATCTGCGTTGGAGTATTTCTCTTCCATTGGATTTTCAACATCGCTCACTGTCAATCCTGCTGATCTCTTGCTTGATCTTGCTAAtg GAATTGGACCTGATTTCCAGCATGCTACTGACCAGAGTGACAGCTCGCAACAAGACTCAACATCTGTGCGAGAATTTCTCATCTCTGCTTATGACAAGAACATTTCTACAAGACTGAAAATTGAGCTATGCAGTTCAGATGTCGGCAGCTACAATTACAAAGAAGCATCCACAG GAAATGATGTGAAATCTGAGAAATGGTGCACAACTTGGTGGCATCAATTCAAGATCCTGCTTTTACGGGGACTCCGGGAACGAAGATTCGAAGCCTTCAACAGGTTAAGAATCTTCCAAGTCTTAAGCGTGGCAATACTAGGCGGGCTTTTATGGTGGCGCACTCCTTCATCTCACATTGATGACCGT ATTGCcatgttattctttttctcaGTGTTTTGGGGCTTCTACCCACTGTACAATGCTGTTTTCACCTTTCCCCAAGAAAGAAACATGCTAATCAAGGAAAGGTCGTCTGGTATGTACCGCCTCTCTGCCTACTTTCTAGCCAGAACAGTGGGAGATCTTCCCATGGAGCTTGCACTGCCAACAGCAtttacattcattttttattggatGGGTGGCCTTAAACCTGACCCTTCGAGCTTTGTCCTCTCACTTTTGGTTGTCCTTTTTAGCGTCCTTGTTTCCCAAAGTCTTGGCTTGGCATTTGGTGCCATACTCATGGACGTCAAACAAGCTGCAACTTTAGCCTCAGTAACTACTTTGGTCTTCCTTATTGCCGGAGGATATTATGTCCGACAAATTCCCCCATTCATAGTCTGGCTAAAATATCTGAGTTACAGCTACTATTGTTACAAGCTCCTTCTTGGGGTTCACTACAACGAGGATGACTACTATGAATGTGCAAAGGAAGTCTATTGCCGAGTTTCAGATTATCCTGCCATCAAGTCAGTAGGTTTAAGCCATTTGTGGATGGATATGTCCATCATGGTGCTGATGCTGGTGGGCTATCGGTTTATTGCATACATAGCTTTACACCGGGTACGGTGA